A region of the Bos mutus isolate GX-2022 chromosome 18, NWIPB_WYAK_1.1, whole genome shotgun sequence genome:
GGAGCCGGGCAGCTGAAGACAGCCTGCGGAGCCTGACCAAGCACGATCTGGCTCCAGCCCTGCGTGCCCGCCTCACCCACTTCCTGGTGCACTGTACCCGCCGTGTTGCCATGCTGAGGGTCGTACACCGCCGTGTCTGCAACAGGTGGGGGCATTGCAGAGAGAGGCAAGACCGCCACCACCATCCCTCAGACCCCAAGCAGGACTCAGACCTCCTTCCCATTCCACCCACCTAGGTTCCATGCCTTCCTGCTGTACCTGGGGTACACGGCAGAGGCAGCCCGTGAGGTCCGCATCATGCAGTTTTGCCACACACTGCGGGAGTTCGCACTGGAGTATCGGACCTGCCGGGACCGGGTgctgcagcagcaacagaagcggGCCACATACCGTGAGCGCAACAAGACTCGGGGACGTATGATCACTGAGGTGGGTGTGCCTTCCAGTCTTGACTGCCACCACCGTGGTTTTCTTCTTCTACACCCCATTCACCCCTTTCCCCCTCTCTAGACAGAGAAGTTCTCAGGTGTGGCTGGGGAAACCCCCAGCAAGCCATCTGTCCCTGTGGCTGTGAGCAGTGGGCCAGGAGAAGGTGATGCTGACAGTCACGCCACCATGAAGAGTCTGCTGGCCAGCAAGCCTGAGGATGCCACACATGGCCGTCGCAGCAGAGGTGGGACCAGTGGCTGCTGGGGGCAGTGGGCTCTGGGGCCACTCTAGCCTGACCTTTTTACCTGGCTCCCACAGGCATGGTCCAGAGCAGCTCCCCAGTCATGCCTACAGCAGTGGGGCCCTCCACTGTACCCCCGGAAGAACCTCCAGGCTCCAGTTTACCCAGTGACACTTCAGATGAGATCATGGACCTGCTGGTGCAGTCAGTGACCAAGAGCAGCCCCCGTGCCTTAGCTGCTAGGGAACGCAAGCGTTCCCGTGGCAACCGCAAGTCTTGTGAGTATTCCCTGCATGCCCACTGCCCGCCTTAACCCCATCAAGCCCCACCAACCCTGCTCTGTCTTGCAGTGAGACGGACGCTGAAGAGCGGGCTGGGAGAGGATCTGGTGCAGGCACTTGGACTGAGCAAGGGTCCTGGCCTGGAAGTGTGAAGGTGCTGCCTCCGGGACCCCTATCTGGGCcacagcctgcagtgcaggagactacaGTGAGGAGGCACCAAAGCAGAATTCTGGGCCTCTTCTCAACTCTAGGGCCACTCTGGGCCTGTGGCCAGTGCCGTAAGCAGTATtagctgtgtgtgcctgtgtggatgtgcgtgtgcatgtgtgagctCCCTGGATACATGGAGCACAATAAAGTTTTCCTAGCCAGTCAAgagtctttttcttccttcagggtGCCCACCACGCTGGGCCCGtagcagaaaagaaaattccaaagaacTGGCTGTTTCTGCCTTAGCTCTCTCATTATCACCCACAAAGCCATTAGCCACATTATAagccatttattcaacaaacctATACCCTAGACTGCTTTTGGCCCCTCGACTAGGCCCTCACTGCTCCTGGCATGGGGACCACACAGCCTGATAGAGCCACTCAGGGCTCAGAAACCCGGGGCCATAATGTCAGTGGCTATAACCGCTTCATCTGCCGCCGCTCCTGTCGGCGCTGCCGTTTCTCATTGTGCTCTGGCGCTGGGGCGCCACTGTCCGCTGTGAACCAGGGGCCCAGGACATTGACCCACAGGAGGTAAAGAGCTCTGCCTGGAGCCTAGAAGAAAAAAAGGTAACTTGAAGCCAGGTGCAGGAAATCAAAGAAGAGAAGGCTTAGATGCTCCAGCTCCTCCTCGGGAGCCCCGCAACCCACGTACCAGGAGCCAGAAGGACCAGATGTAGAGGGAGAAACAGCTGAGCACCTGCACAATAGCTGTCAGTAGGATCACATCTTTAAGGTgcctgtggagagaagggaagctGCAAGGGCCAAAAGTAGTAGctggggaattccctgctggtccagtggttaggattccatgctttcactgctgaaggcctgggttcaatccctggttggggaactaagatcccacaaactgtgcagcacagccaaaaatgtttacataaaaataagaGATGGGCCCTAGTTCAACTCCCTTCCACCCTCTTCAAGTTGCTGTGGGTCTTGGGCTATCTGGGGCCCAGCACCCCAGCCCTGGCGCTGCTCACCTGGGCTGACAGCGGGGGACACTCACtctgccatgccctgctccatgTTGAGATCCATTCCACCATCCACCAGGGCCCCATCCTCAGAGAAGGCTGCCCTTGCCATCGAGCTCATAGAGTGGTAGCTGGCCCCGTATACTGCCAGACTAAAGAGCAGGGCCATCTGTGGAACAAGAATGGGGGTGTTAAAAGGGCAGCCACTGACCCTATGGGCTTCCCATTTCCCAGGATGGGGGACACTTACCCAGGCCCAAAATGAGGCAGATGAGTAGAAGACGACCAAGGTCACAAGACAGTAAATGGCCTGTAAGCAGACATGGGTCAGGCTAGTATCAAAAGCTTACTTAACCATGGACCTTCCTTGACTCTGACTCTAGACCAGGTGATGAAAGGAGACAAATCGTTACTTACAGGGTTGGAGGGAAGAGATCTGCTCCCAGAATATCCAGACACCCCTGACACAGGAAGGAAGCCCCTGTGCATTTAGGATGGGAAAGGCTCAAGTCCATTTGAGACTTACaccttctttttgcttttgtttttcgtTTTGACTATTCAGCACTTTCTCTGCACCAGGATTCTTTCTCATTTACTTGGCTGCGCTCGGTCTTATTtttagcatatgggatctagggagtcttagccactggaccaccagggaagtccctctctcttatttttaattggagcttTCTTCTGGAGCTTTGGCTGTCACACACCCCCACCACTCTACCCCACCAAACAGAGCTGAGGACTATGGAACCTTGGGTGGGCACAGAAGCAAGGAGGGAGGCACTTACATTAGCCCCCAGTATGATTCGCAGGTAGAACTTCAGGGTCTCTTTGTTCTCCTCAAATATCTGCTTCTTCCCTCTCGTGCCCACTTTTCCTTTGGGCTGCAGAGAGATAACGAGATACTATCAAAATCCTCAGCAGTCAGGATCTTCCTTAGCCGCCCCACCATTCCGGTTAGCTGAATGGGCTTGACTGGAGTCCCTCTTCGGCCTCCGCTGGAGTAAACCCGATCTGGGCTGACGCTATCCTGCCTCAAGCCCCTCAGATCTCTAGCTAGTCCTGATACTGTTCGATACCGACGCCCATCGCCCTCAGGCCCCTCGATCTCTGCAGCCCTGGTACTGTCTGCTACAGACTCCCAGCACTCTCTGGCACCAGCTGTGGTATGGTCCTGGATGGCCACTggatggcgccccactccagtgggGGGCGGCCACTGGATTGACCCATTTCCCTTGAAGCCCTTCCTCTGATTTCAGTCTCCCGGCCCCGGGAGCGTTTTGCCACGGGGACCACGCCCTACTCGCCCTCCTTACCGCCATAGTGGGACGCAAATACCCAAccaaggaaagaagggagagcgACCGAAACCGCACTCAATTGGTACCACATCGGCAGCACAGGCACTTCCGGTGCAGATCCAATACGTCACACCTGGGACGGAAGTTGGAGGTCCACTTCCTTCCCAAGCTACGCCTTCCAGAGCCGGCGGGACTACACTTCCCAGAAAGCCTTGCGCGGGGGCGGAGGCGGCAGGGATGCGATGGCGGAGTCGCTGCCGCTGGAGGTGAGAGGAGGCCGCCCTCAGGCCTAGCTCGGGACAGGCCCCGCCCTCGGGGTCCCAGACTGTGGGGAGGGGCTGTCAGACAGCTCTCCCGGCCCCGCCCGTCTGGCGGAAAAGACCCGGCCGGGAGATCCCTGGACCTGCAGGCTATGGGTAACGGCCCCGCCTTTGGGCCACTCTGTCTCCTTACCTTGGGGGaccatcctctcctcccccatcGGCCCCAGGAGATAGCTGCTGTCACCTCAGCGAGGACAGGGCCTCTGCCTACCCCTGACCTCTTGAGATGGCCGTCCCTCCCTCTCAGTTCTGGAAGATGTCCGCTGCATCCCATCAGCCCCGAAGGGTAACCGATCTTACCCCCATTGGTCCCTTGGAATGGTCGCTCCATTCCCTTCCCTTCGAGAGATGGCTGCCCCTTCCCCTGGCGGTGGAAGACAGACTGCCCCTTCCCATCAACTTCGGGCATGGTCTCTGAGTTCCCTCACTGAGGACAGGCCTGCTCCCCACTTCCTCAGCCCCTAGTGATGGCCATCCCtgcctccttcaccttcatcctTCATGGGATGTTTGCTCCTTCTACTTAAATTGGAGCAAGATCACTCTGCCGCTATTGTCGCGAGACAGATAAGTTTTGTCCCAGTGGCCTCTTGGGATGGCCTCTCCATCCTGTTTGCCCAGAAAGTTGGCAGCCCCCTCCCACTGCCCAAGAAAGACAGGGCACCCTTTCCCCATCGGCCCTTGGAATGATGTTCCACACCCAGTGAGTCCCCTGCGATGGCATCCTTTCCCCCTTCTGCCCCAGAGGATATCTGTCCCATCACCGTGGATCACAAAGATGACCAGTCATATCTCTAGTAGCCCCTTGGAATGGAGTTCCTGGGATGGCCACTCCACGCTTAGCACTGCCTCTTCTGTTTCCTCTAGAAAGGCTTTCCCCCTTCTCAGCTCAAAGAATCATGCTGCCTCCCCTCAGTGAGGACAGATTTGTTGCCCTCCTTTTGCTCTGTGGGTTGGCTGCTGAACCCCAGAAGACAGGATGACCACTATCTTACCTCAGCTCAGACAA
Encoded here:
- the TMEM208 gene encoding transmembrane protein 208; translation: MAPKGKVGTRGKKQIFEENKETLKFYLRIILGANAIYCLVTLVVFYSSASFWAWMALLFSLAVYGASYHSMSSMARAAFSEDGALVDGGMDLNMEQGMAEHLKDVILLTAIVQVLSCFSLYIWSFWLLAPGRALYLLWVNVLGPWFTADSGAPAPEHNEKRQRRQERRQMKRL